Proteins encoded together in one Thermococcus gammatolerans EJ3 window:
- the lysA gene encoding diaminopimelate decarboxylase: MWWEKPGHLRTVGNRLFIGEHDVVELAEKHGTPVYIYNLGRIRDNYLRMTDALKKAGFREWRIHYAMKANNNREVLGLIRELGGGIDATSPGEVKLAREIGFEDDDIIFTGTSLSNGDLEFLAKTKVLINFDSISSLRRFNGEEGRKVGLRINTGVGIGRVEKTTTGGLEAGSIPVKFGISGKAIDRAFDLIEEKGFELHCLHHHVGSDWVGEKIGRYFQALDNLLKVAEKAEARFGGSVEVIDLGGGYGVPHSAEEEEFPVYEFFQRVKEHMEEYGFGDLKVIVEPGTYLVSDAGILVAQVNTVEEKNGRIFVGVDAGLNVFNSPALYNYYHEIVVCNRVSSEEKMVATVVGNICESGDIFAVDRELPKIEEGDYIAILNAGAYGYVMANNYNLRPKGKEVVVGRSRSIF; this comes from the coding sequence ATGTGGTGGGAAAAACCCGGTCATCTGCGAACTGTTGGTAACAGGCTTTTCATCGGGGAGCACGACGTCGTTGAGCTCGCCGAAAAACACGGAACGCCCGTTTACATCTACAACCTGGGCAGAATACGGGACAACTACCTCAGAATGACTGATGCCCTCAAGAAAGCAGGGTTCAGGGAATGGAGGATACACTACGCGATGAAAGCGAACAACAACAGGGAAGTCCTCGGATTGATCAGGGAGCTCGGCGGTGGAATAGATGCCACCTCGCCGGGTGAGGTTAAGCTCGCAAGGGAGATCGGCTTCGAGGACGATGACATAATATTCACGGGAACATCCCTCAGCAACGGTGACCTTGAATTCCTCGCCAAAACGAAAGTGCTCATAAACTTCGACTCCATCTCCTCTCTGAGACGCTTCAACGGCGAGGAAGGGCGAAAGGTCGGCCTCAGGATAAACACCGGCGTCGGGATCGGCAGGGTTGAGAAGACCACAACTGGTGGGCTAGAGGCAGGGAGCATTCCCGTCAAGTTCGGAATCTCCGGAAAAGCCATTGACCGGGCCTTTGATCTGATAGAGGAGAAGGGCTTCGAGCTTCACTGCCTGCACCACCACGTTGGCTCGGACTGGGTTGGGGAGAAGATCGGCAGATACTTCCAGGCACTGGACAACCTCCTCAAGGTGGCCGAAAAGGCAGAGGCTCGCTTCGGCGGATCCGTTGAGGTTATCGACCTCGGAGGGGGTTACGGAGTTCCCCACAGTGCCGAAGAGGAAGAGTTCCCCGTTTACGAGTTCTTTCAGCGGGTTAAAGAGCACATGGAGGAGTACGGCTTCGGCGACCTCAAAGTCATCGTGGAGCCTGGAACCTACCTTGTGAGTGACGCCGGCATTCTGGTGGCCCAGGTCAACACAGTGGAGGAGAAGAACGGGAGGATTTTCGTGGGTGTTGACGCTGGTTTAAACGTCTTCAACTCGCCCGCCCTCTACAACTACTATCATGAAATTGTGGTCTGCAACAGGGTCTCCAGCGAGGAGAAGATGGTCGCCACCGTTGTCGGGAACATCTGCGAGAGCGGAGACATATTTGCGGTAGACAGGGAGCTGCCTAAGATAGAGGAAGGGGACTACATAGCCATACTGAACGCCGGGGCCTACGGATACGTCATGGCCAACAACTACAACCTCCGCCCCAAGGGAAAAGAAGTCGTCGTTGGCCGGTCCCGTTCGATTTTCTGA
- a CDS encoding GNAT family N-acetyltransferase codes for MRPTILEGRKVSLAVPMREDVHLLWRWYNDRAVRRYLTKPHEIFFFEDEMEWYEAIRREKAREKVFAIIKNEEKTLLGLIGLHNVDLHSGNAELGYFLGPEHWGKGYATEAVSLAITYAFEWLNLRKLYARVFSSNVASARVLEKNGFRLVGRLRKHQYVPGEGFVDVLIYELFRGE; via the coding sequence ATGAGGCCGACCATACTCGAGGGGAGGAAAGTCAGCCTCGCCGTCCCGATGAGAGAGGACGTTCACCTGCTGTGGAGGTGGTACAACGACAGGGCCGTCAGGAGATACCTCACGAAACCCCACGAGATCTTTTTCTTCGAGGACGAGATGGAGTGGTATGAGGCAATAAGGCGGGAAAAGGCGAGAGAGAAGGTCTTTGCCATCATAAAGAACGAGGAAAAGACGCTCCTCGGCCTCATCGGCCTCCATAACGTTGATCTCCACAGTGGAAACGCCGAGCTTGGTTACTTCCTCGGGCCGGAGCACTGGGGGAAGGGTTATGCGACCGAGGCCGTTTCTCTCGCGATCACATACGCCTTCGAGTGGCTCAACCTCAGAAAGCTCTACGCCCGTGTTTTCAGTTCAAACGTAGCCTCTGCCCGTGTTCTCGAAAAGAACGGATTCAGGCTCGTTGGCAGGCTGAGAAAACACCAGTACGTTCCGGGGGAAGGCTTCGTGGACGTCCTGATCTATGAACTCTTCAGGGGGGAGTAG
- a CDS encoding aromatic amino acid transport family protein has translation MPVSEGVERKKVTTSHGRYYSARIAAQRRKKLIVIQNIRRRKGIRGLRTSTIHVEKKRITRGEALAILVGTQIGAGVLGLPYAASKVGLIPALAVLIGVMFLMLWTGLIVLRFSAGMGGAQMSTVAQRTLGRVGGWLMYVSISIMSFGAILAYIAGMGSVFAGLFGINETVGAFVFWVLASFVVYHGLEASGKTELAMSYVMLALFIAVTLMLIPHAKVSNGLYADLSGILSITGVAIFALGCHTVIPDVYKGLGSYEETKKVLVWAFIIPTAIYAVFMVAFLLAFGRNTPQIATQGLELLYGHLGRIVGNLIPLLAITTSYIGIALAQQSNNEEFVRLKRPIAWGLTVIPPALVYFAGVKNFADVLAFAGDTGDMMAFIILPVLIWLVDRLRRR, from the coding sequence ATGCCGGTCTCGGAGGGAGTTGAGAGAAAAAAGGTCACCACGTCACACGGTCGCTATTACTCCGCAAGAATAGCGGCGCAGAGGCGGAAAAAACTCATAGTGATCCAGAACATCAGACGGAGGAAGGGAATTCGGGGACTGAGGACAAGCACGATACACGTCGAGAAGAAGCGCATAACCCGGGGGGAGGCTCTGGCAATCCTCGTGGGGACTCAGATAGGTGCGGGAGTACTGGGCCTACCATATGCCGCCAGCAAGGTCGGTCTCATCCCAGCGCTGGCAGTGCTCATCGGCGTGATGTTCCTCATGCTCTGGACGGGCCTCATCGTCCTCAGGTTCTCGGCAGGAATGGGCGGGGCACAGATGAGCACGGTAGCCCAGAGAACCCTCGGAAGGGTCGGTGGCTGGCTGATGTACGTGAGCATCTCCATAATGAGCTTCGGAGCTATCTTAGCATACATAGCTGGAATGGGAAGCGTCTTCGCGGGCCTCTTCGGGATAAACGAAACGGTTGGAGCGTTCGTCTTTTGGGTTTTGGCCTCGTTCGTCGTCTATCACGGCCTCGAAGCCAGCGGAAAGACGGAGCTGGCGATGAGCTACGTCATGCTGGCGCTCTTCATAGCGGTTACCCTCATGCTGATTCCCCACGCGAAGGTGAGCAACGGCCTCTATGCAGACCTCTCGGGAATCCTGAGCATAACTGGTGTCGCAATCTTCGCACTCGGCTGCCACACGGTAATCCCAGACGTTTACAAGGGCCTCGGAAGCTACGAGGAGACCAAGAAAGTCCTCGTCTGGGCGTTCATAATACCGACGGCCATCTACGCGGTATTCATGGTCGCCTTCCTCCTCGCCTTCGGCAGGAACACGCCCCAGATAGCCACGCAGGGCCTTGAGCTCCTTTACGGCCACCTTGGAAGAATCGTCGGCAATCTCATCCCGCTCCTGGCAATAACCACGAGCTACATCGGAATCGCCTTGGCTCAGCAGAGCAACAACGAGGAGTTCGTGAGGCTCAAGAGGCCGATAGCGTGGGGTCTGACGGTAATTCCACCCGCTCTGGTTTACTTCGCCGGCGTCAAGAACTTCGCTGACGTCTTGGCTTTCGCTGGCGATACTGGAGACATGATGGCCTTCATAATCCTACCGGTACTCATCTGGCTCGTCGACAGGCTGAGGCGTCGGTGA
- a CDS encoding ATP-NAD kinase family protein, whose product MRIGFIVNPIAGMGGRVALKGTDGVVEEAIRRGARPIAEDFARLFLRELSGYEEAGKLEFLTGPGPLGENVLREFEFPFEVIRHREVGYREVLGVRIPDTTPEDTKELAREMLGRIELILFAGGDGTARDVFSVVGKRIPILGIPTGVKMFSGVFAASPEDAARLLVEFIRGNAALIERDVMDLDENAFRRDEVRPKHYGKALTPHVEMLLQGAKEPAKTDEAEDVDATIEALAEELEDGVYFLGAGSTIKKLKDRLGIDGTLLGVDVVEIKDGKARLLVKDAAEKDLLKFAERNPKIIVTVIGGLNFLFGRGNQQFSAEVLRHVPKENIIVIATPSKVKDGFVRVYTGDREVDEKFRGYIRVRVGPWRERMVKVI is encoded by the coding sequence ATGAGAATCGGGTTCATAGTCAACCCCATAGCGGGGATGGGCGGAAGGGTCGCCCTGAAGGGAACAGACGGCGTCGTGGAGGAAGCGATAAGGAGGGGTGCGAGGCCCATCGCGGAGGATTTCGCAAGGCTCTTCCTGCGGGAGCTGAGCGGCTATGAAGAGGCCGGGAAGCTTGAGTTTCTGACGGGGCCGGGCCCCCTTGGAGAAAACGTTTTGAGGGAATTTGAATTCCCCTTCGAGGTCATCAGGCACAGGGAAGTGGGCTACCGGGAGGTTCTTGGCGTAAGGATACCCGACACGACCCCGGAGGACACAAAGGAGCTCGCCCGCGAAATGCTGGGGAGGATTGAGCTGATTCTCTTTGCAGGCGGGGACGGAACAGCGAGGGACGTCTTCAGCGTCGTCGGAAAAAGGATTCCAATCCTCGGTATTCCGACTGGCGTTAAGATGTTCTCCGGGGTCTTTGCGGCATCCCCGGAGGATGCGGCTAGGCTGCTCGTTGAGTTCATCAGGGGAAACGCAGCGTTAATTGAGAGGGACGTGATGGACCTCGATGAGAACGCCTTCAGGCGCGATGAAGTAAGGCCAAAGCACTACGGAAAGGCCCTCACGCCCCACGTTGAGATGCTCCTCCAGGGGGCGAAGGAGCCCGCGAAAACTGACGAGGCCGAAGACGTCGACGCAACAATAGAGGCACTCGCCGAGGAGCTGGAAGATGGCGTCTACTTCTTGGGGGCAGGTTCAACCATAAAGAAGCTCAAGGACCGGCTGGGTATAGACGGAACGCTCCTCGGCGTTGACGTAGTCGAGATAAAGGACGGCAAGGCCCGGCTCCTCGTGAAGGATGCGGCCGAGAAGGATCTCCTCAAGTTTGCTGAGAGAAACCCGAAGATCATCGTCACCGTCATCGGGGGCCTTAACTTCCTATTCGGCAGGGGGAACCAGCAGTTCTCCGCGGAGGTTCTGAGGCACGTTCCAAAGGAGAACATAATAGTCATTGCAACTCCCTCCAAGGTCAAGGACGGCTTTGTGAGGGTCTACACCGGCGACAGGGAAGTTGATGAGAAGTTCAGGGGCTACATCAGGGTCAGGGTGGGTCCCTGGAGAGAGAGAATGGTCAAGGTAATCTAG
- a CDS encoding potassium channel family protein codes for MCEYVYSNGKKCRLKPVEGSKYCPLHIPYDEGERLLGEEIKRIKAEKFAERLKAGQSYFEGVYLYDVTIKDFTSERVLVFRNSHIKNLIVDGSSIKGLVVVGSTIERVIVFDTKLEVLLFKDSKVFGLNILRVDFSGHIAVRDSDVKYLMVNSTRYVGGGEGGEEAAYGERKEIIGFIEISGLKNVRKIGINTRYPLLRKILEEHGVSVSEGKARMVRARELVLRDVRFDTAPRFKRQVRLTVRGFSGRLTLENLEVFGHVEIRQSRLLSPEFVHVRIESNFILRRSTLVISPTWNLTVLPTLLLELNVEGFVIVEDCQFNSPHAEEVFYRLARTSWERSGDFEKADEYYYLEMVAKRKIKASARRRGWRKLLKKMEILFEWLFADLTCKYGTDWKRPILIWLAAVNVFFPILFFLTGSVRGLSSSMGFLDYEYFSIVTATTLGYGDYHPVGVGRAIASLEALFGMFMWAVFLTVFARKYMR; via the coding sequence CTGTGTGAGTACGTCTACAGCAACGGGAAAAAGTGCAGGCTAAAGCCGGTTGAGGGATCGAAGTACTGTCCCCTCCATATTCCCTACGATGAGGGCGAGCGACTTCTCGGTGAAGAGATAAAGCGGATCAAGGCCGAGAAGTTCGCGGAGAGACTCAAGGCCGGTCAGAGCTATTTTGAGGGAGTTTACCTGTACGACGTTACGATAAAGGACTTCACATCCGAGAGGGTGCTCGTCTTTAGAAACTCCCACATCAAGAACCTCATAGTGGACGGCTCTTCCATCAAGGGTCTCGTGGTGGTCGGTTCGACGATAGAGAGGGTCATTGTATTTGACACGAAACTGGAAGTTCTCCTGTTCAAGGACTCGAAGGTGTTCGGCCTCAACATACTCCGTGTTGATTTCAGCGGCCACATAGCCGTCCGCGATTCCGACGTTAAGTACCTCATGGTAAACTCCACCCGCTACGTTGGTGGGGGAGAAGGAGGAGAAGAGGCGGCATACGGGGAGAGAAAGGAGATCATAGGATTCATCGAGATATCGGGCCTCAAGAACGTGAGGAAGATCGGGATAAACACCCGCTACCCCCTCCTCAGGAAAATCCTCGAGGAGCACGGCGTCAGCGTATCCGAGGGGAAAGCCCGGATGGTCAGGGCGAGAGAGCTCGTTCTGAGGGACGTACGCTTCGACACAGCTCCGAGGTTCAAGAGGCAGGTCAGGCTCACCGTGAGGGGCTTCTCCGGAAGGTTAACCCTGGAAAACCTTGAGGTCTTCGGCCACGTCGAGATAAGGCAGAGCAGGCTCCTCTCGCCGGAGTTCGTTCACGTCCGCATCGAGAGCAACTTCATCCTGCGCAGATCAACGCTCGTGATATCGCCGACCTGGAACCTCACTGTCCTTCCAACTTTACTGTTGGAGCTCAACGTTGAGGGCTTCGTTATCGTGGAGGACTGTCAGTTCAACAGTCCCCACGCGGAGGAGGTCTTCTATCGCCTCGCCAGAACGAGCTGGGAGCGGAGCGGGGACTTTGAAAAGGCCGACGAGTACTACTACCTTGAGATGGTCGCCAAGAGGAAGATAAAGGCCTCTGCGAGGAGAAGGGGATGGAGGAAGCTTCTTAAAAAGATGGAGATACTCTTCGAATGGCTTTTCGCAGATTTGACATGCAAATACGGAACCGACTGGAAGAGGCCGATACTGATATGGCTGGCCGCGGTCAACGTTTTCTTCCCGATCCTATTTTTCCTGACGGGGAGCGTTCGGGGACTCTCAAGCAGTATGGGCTTCCTCGACTACGAGTACTTTAGCATAGTGACAGCGACGACCCTCGGTTATGGGGACTACCATCCGGTGGGCGTTGGGCGGGCAATAGCATCGCTCGAAGCGCTCTTCGGAATGTTCATGTGGGCGGTGTTCCTCACGGTCTTCGCGAGGAAGTACATGAGGTGA
- a CDS encoding HD domain-containing protein, protein MAKVIHDAIHGSMKIDGVVLDVVKTPEFQRLRHIRQLGLAFLVYPGANHSRFEHSLGAWNVAKRLSAELGLPRDEALLLETAALLHDIGHGPFSHTFESIYKHYTQEYDHMRLGQRIILGKIDITEGNGGGEIPEILERWGIDPKAVADLILGKHERRYLGQALHGDVDVDQIDYLIRDAHYTGVAHGIIDMERLLKVLTIHDGELVVEEKGVEAVEGMMVARSLMYSRVYFHHTVKIAEGMLTRALEFALEEGHLWDFWKMIDCRVLVELEDLEGFPSEIVKRVKYRNLYKAAVLAGAGELSSEEKRELLAAYRNVKKRQELERKLASEVGAREGEVILEFSIADLMLSEPRLKATEINVLMDNGELEPLTKVTPLANALKRRQTPRWAVLIASPEEYVEKLQKVWRDVLFS, encoded by the coding sequence ATGGCAAAGGTCATACACGACGCCATACATGGAAGTATGAAAATAGACGGTGTTGTCCTCGACGTTGTGAAAACCCCCGAGTTTCAGAGGCTCAGGCACATCAGGCAGCTCGGTCTCGCGTTTCTGGTCTATCCAGGCGCCAACCACTCCCGCTTTGAGCACTCCCTCGGGGCCTGGAACGTGGCCAAGAGGCTTTCTGCCGAGCTTGGCTTACCCCGGGACGAGGCCCTCCTCCTCGAAACGGCCGCCCTGCTCCACGACATCGGACACGGCCCCTTCAGTCACACGTTTGAGAGTATCTACAAGCACTACACGCAGGAATACGACCACATGCGTCTCGGCCAGCGGATAATCCTTGGCAAGATAGACATAACGGAGGGAAACGGTGGTGGGGAGATACCTGAGATACTGGAGAGGTGGGGCATCGATCCGAAGGCCGTCGCCGATCTAATCCTTGGAAAGCATGAGAGGAGGTACCTGGGTCAGGCCCTTCACGGCGATGTCGACGTCGATCAGATAGACTACCTCATCAGAGACGCCCACTACACCGGGGTTGCTCACGGGATAATAGATATGGAGAGACTGCTGAAGGTCCTGACGATCCACGACGGTGAGCTCGTCGTCGAGGAGAAGGGAGTTGAGGCGGTTGAGGGCATGATGGTAGCGCGCTCGCTCATGTACTCGCGCGTCTACTTCCACCACACAGTCAAGATAGCGGAGGGGATGCTGACCAGGGCCCTGGAGTTCGCCCTTGAGGAGGGGCACCTCTGGGACTTCTGGAAGATGATAGACTGCCGGGTTCTTGTTGAGCTGGAGGATCTCGAAGGCTTCCCATCGGAGATCGTGAAGAGGGTCAAATACAGGAACCTCTACAAGGCTGCCGTTCTGGCTGGGGCAGGGGAGCTCAGCTCGGAGGAGAAGAGGGAGCTTTTGGCAGCTTATCGCAACGTGAAGAAGAGACAAGAACTTGAAAGAAAGCTCGCGAGTGAGGTCGGGGCAAGGGAGGGAGAGGTCATCCTCGAGTTCAGCATCGCCGATCTGATGCTCAGCGAGCCGAGGCTTAAGGCGACCGAGATAAACGTGCTTATGGACAACGGCGAGCTTGAGCCCTTGACCAAGGTAACGCCCCTTGCCAACGCACTCAAGAGGCGGCAGACCCCCAGATGGGCCGTTCTCATAGCTTCACCCGAGGAATACGTGGAGAAGCTCCAGAAAGTCTGGAGGGACGTTCTCTTTTCCTAA
- a CDS encoding phosphoglycerate kinase, producing MFRLTDFNFYNKTVFLRVDLNSPLKDGRIISDARFRAVLPTVRKLLEDGAKVVVATHQSKPYKSDYVTTEEHAEILGRLLGTGVEYVEDIFGRLARERIRSLKPGEVLMLENLRFSAEEIFYKPLEECEKTHLVRKLAPLLDYAVNDAFAAAHRSQPSLVGFARLMPTVAGFLMEKELMALEKAYEHGERPRVYVLGGAKVDDSLKVAENVLRKGKADLILTGGLVANVFTLAKGFNLGDANIMFLERKGLLELVERAERILDEFYPYVRTPVDFAVDVNGERVEVDLLSDEKELFDRYPILDIGSRTVEKYREILLKAGTIVANGPMGVFEREEFALGTVGVFRAIGESKAFSVVGGGHSIASVYRYNITGISHVSTGGGAMLSYFAGESLPVIEALKESYRLFKARN from the coding sequence ATATTCCGGCTCACCGACTTCAACTTTTATAACAAAACGGTGTTCCTGCGGGTCGATCTTAACTCACCGCTCAAGGACGGAAGGATAATCAGCGACGCGAGGTTCCGGGCGGTTCTTCCGACCGTGCGGAAGCTCCTCGAGGACGGGGCCAAGGTCGTCGTCGCCACCCATCAGAGCAAACCGTACAAGAGCGACTACGTGACGACTGAGGAGCACGCTGAAATACTCGGAAGGCTCCTTGGTACTGGAGTTGAGTACGTTGAGGATATCTTCGGACGGCTCGCGCGCGAGAGGATAAGATCCCTAAAGCCCGGCGAGGTTCTAATGCTCGAAAACCTCCGCTTCTCCGCTGAGGAGATCTTCTACAAGCCGCTCGAGGAGTGTGAAAAAACCCACCTCGTCAGAAAACTCGCCCCCCTGTTGGACTACGCTGTGAACGACGCCTTCGCCGCTGCCCACAGGAGTCAGCCTTCCCTGGTGGGCTTCGCCCGGCTCATGCCAACGGTTGCAGGCTTTCTCATGGAGAAGGAACTCATGGCCTTAGAAAAGGCCTACGAACACGGTGAGAGGCCTAGGGTTTACGTGCTCGGCGGAGCCAAGGTCGATGACTCTCTGAAGGTTGCGGAGAACGTTCTGAGGAAGGGAAAGGCCGACCTCATCCTGACCGGGGGTTTGGTGGCTAACGTTTTCACCCTCGCCAAGGGCTTCAACCTCGGCGATGCCAACATCATGTTCCTCGAAAGAAAGGGCCTCCTCGAGCTTGTGGAGCGGGCCGAGAGAATACTCGACGAGTTCTATCCCTACGTCAGAACACCGGTTGATTTTGCCGTCGATGTGAACGGCGAGCGCGTTGAGGTCGATCTCCTAAGCGATGAGAAGGAACTCTTCGACCGCTATCCCATACTCGACATAGGCTCCAGGACGGTTGAGAAGTACCGCGAGATACTCCTGAAGGCGGGAACAATCGTCGCCAACGGCCCAATGGGAGTTTTTGAGCGTGAGGAGTTCGCCCTCGGAACGGTGGGGGTCTTCAGGGCGATAGGGGAGAGCAAAGCGTTCAGCGTTGTAGGCGGCGGTCACTCGATAGCGAGCGTCTACCGGTACAACATAACCGGAATAAGCCACGTCTCGACTGGAGGGGGAGCGATGCTGAGCTACTTCGCCGGCGAGAGCCTACCTGTCATCGAGGCCCTGAAGGAGAGCTATCGGCTCTTCAAGGCCCGAAATTGA
- a CDS encoding transcriptional regulator yields MERERLIDIVARILRRSGLKVARVELRGGCFDLVASGLFTLLFIKVVTNIDTVTPEQAEDLKRLAKLFKATPMIVGVRTKNSEIEEGVIYERFGIYALNPATLYRVLIEGELPAIFAERGGLYVRINGELLKKLREKHGYSVGELASLLGVSRKSLLNYERNEQAVSLEVALRMEELFDEPIAEPIDVLRAKVDVELKPAEPETPLEQEVFEKLKELGMGVVKVKRAPFNALSREDEVTILTGIDEKKTRSTVRRAEMVAEVGRIINTGGLFVLEKSKMEVVSEVPLIPKESLKEIKDVDELIELIEGLKREIRKSI; encoded by the coding sequence ATGGAGAGGGAGAGACTCATAGACATCGTCGCGAGGATACTTCGAAGGTCTGGCCTGAAGGTCGCGAGGGTCGAGCTTAGGGGAGGGTGTTTTGACCTCGTTGCGAGCGGACTCTTCACGCTCCTCTTCATAAAGGTCGTTACCAACATCGACACGGTTACGCCCGAACAGGCGGAGGACCTGAAGAGGCTGGCCAAGCTTTTCAAGGCGACTCCGATGATAGTGGGTGTGCGAACCAAGAACTCGGAGATAGAGGAGGGAGTCATCTACGAGCGCTTCGGGATATACGCCCTCAATCCAGCGACGCTCTACCGGGTTTTGATAGAGGGCGAACTTCCGGCGATATTTGCGGAACGCGGCGGCCTCTACGTTCGGATCAACGGGGAACTGCTGAAGAAGCTTCGTGAGAAGCACGGCTACTCAGTGGGGGAGCTGGCATCCCTCCTCGGGGTTTCGAGGAAGAGCCTCCTGAACTACGAGCGGAACGAGCAGGCGGTTTCGCTGGAGGTTGCGCTCCGGATGGAGGAGCTCTTTGACGAGCCCATAGCCGAACCGATCGACGTTCTAAGGGCAAAGGTCGACGTCGAGCTGAAGCCAGCGGAGCCGGAAACGCCCCTTGAGCAGGAGGTCTTTGAGAAGCTCAAAGAGCTCGGCATGGGAGTGGTCAAGGTGAAGAGGGCCCCCTTCAACGCCCTTTCAAGGGAAGACGAGGTCACGATTCTAACGGGGATAGACGAGAAGAAGACGCGCTCGACAGTCAGGAGGGCTGAGATGGTCGCTGAGGTCGGGAGAATCATCAACACGGGCGGCCTCTTTGTCCTGGAGAAGTCAAAGATGGAGGTCGTTTCCGAGGTTCCGCTGATCCCCAAAGAGAGCCTGAAGGAGATAAAGGACGTGGACGAACTCATAGAGCTCATCGAAGGCCTCAAGAGGGAGATAAGGAAGAGCATTTAG
- the cobB gene encoding NAD-dependent protein deacetylase yields the protein MLCEEAGRILAKAKFAIAFTGAGISAESGVPTFRDANGLWRNYKPEELATPEAFRRNPKLVWEFYKWRMRLIAKARPNRAHLALARLEKMGIIKAVITQNVDDLHREAGTENLIELHGNIFRVRCTSCAYRENLKESGRLEEFLTSEDLPRCPRCGSLLRPDVVWFGEPLPQDALERAFELASKADVVLVIGTSGVVYPAAYIPYVVKEHGGRVIEINPKRSGITPIADVFIPKPAGEGMEGILRGVEAFLGGKGSDHQRRK from the coding sequence ATGCTCTGCGAGGAAGCCGGAAGGATTTTGGCAAAGGCGAAGTTCGCCATAGCCTTCACCGGCGCGGGGATAAGCGCAGAAAGCGGCGTTCCCACTTTCAGGGACGCCAACGGGCTCTGGAGGAACTATAAACCTGAAGAACTGGCAACTCCCGAAGCTTTCAGGAGAAACCCCAAGCTGGTGTGGGAGTTCTACAAATGGAGAATGAGGCTCATAGCGAAGGCCAGACCGAACCGGGCCCATCTGGCCCTTGCGAGGCTCGAGAAGATGGGGATCATCAAAGCTGTAATAACTCAGAACGTTGATGACCTCCACCGTGAGGCGGGAACGGAAAACCTGATAGAGCTTCACGGCAACATCTTTCGGGTTCGCTGTACCTCCTGTGCCTACAGGGAAAACCTGAAGGAGAGCGGAAGACTCGAGGAGTTCCTGACCTCGGAGGATCTTCCGAGGTGTCCCCGGTGTGGATCCCTTCTAAGGCCGGACGTGGTGTGGTTCGGCGAGCCCCTTCCGCAGGATGCACTCGAGAGGGCCTTTGAGCTGGCCTCTAAGGCTGATGTCGTTCTCGTCATAGGCACGAGCGGGGTCGTTTATCCGGCCGCATACATCCCCTACGTCGTCAAGGAGCACGGGGGAAGGGTGATAGAGATAAACCCGAAGAGGAGCGGGATAACCCCGATAGCCGACGTTTTCATCCCCAAGCCGGCGGGTGAGGGAATGGAGGGAATACTTCGGGGCGTGGAGGCGTTTTTAGGTGGCAAGGGCTCCGACCATCAACGCCGGAAGTGA